From the genome of Muricauda sp. SCSIO 64092, one region includes:
- a CDS encoding DCC1-like thiol-disulfide oxidoreductase family protein: MNMVWNSIKNVWFAQVNPERLAIIRMATGGFCLWYLLSRFNMLQRMVQNTDAFEPVGLLSWMQEPLHANLFWWISVLLIVFNICYILGWKFRITGPAFAILALLFFSYRNSWSMIYHNRNALVLHILIVGLVASADAWSVDAWSQRRKGVPKQNAHWRYGWPIMLICAVTVGSYFLSGVAKIAGDLAWDWATGSAMRSQIAVDAIRKSILGAETAPFFNVIYKHTWLFFLLGIFTFIVELGAPLALYKKRWGRFWAVLTWGMHWGIYFIMGITFRYQMTGLIFLSFFAPEKLFTKARRKVANNTKSATATSTNQNSSPVILFDGVCNLCNGWVRFVMENETKAEFRFASLQSATANDLLKPFAVKDSMDSLVLIEDGILYRKSEAVLRILGRLKSMWPLLSVLILVPSFIRDTMYNVVARHRYTWFGKQDSCALVGLDDKVRFIE; encoded by the coding sequence ATGAATATGGTATGGAACAGTATTAAAAATGTCTGGTTTGCACAGGTAAACCCAGAACGTCTCGCCATTATACGTATGGCCACCGGGGGCTTTTGCCTTTGGTATCTTTTGTCCCGTTTCAATATGCTGCAACGTATGGTACAAAATACGGATGCCTTTGAGCCCGTGGGCCTTTTATCCTGGATGCAAGAGCCCCTGCATGCAAACCTGTTTTGGTGGATTTCGGTCCTGTTGATCGTTTTCAACATCTGTTACATCCTTGGATGGAAGTTTCGAATCACCGGGCCGGCATTTGCCATTTTAGCCTTGCTGTTCTTTAGCTATCGCAACTCATGGTCAATGATTTACCACAACCGAAATGCCCTTGTACTGCATATCCTTATTGTGGGCTTGGTGGCTTCGGCAGATGCATGGTCCGTAGATGCATGGAGCCAACGACGAAAAGGGGTTCCTAAACAAAATGCCCATTGGCGATATGGTTGGCCTATTATGCTCATCTGTGCTGTAACCGTTGGCTCCTATTTTCTATCCGGTGTGGCCAAAATTGCTGGTGATTTGGCTTGGGATTGGGCCACTGGCAGCGCCATGCGTTCTCAAATTGCCGTGGATGCCATACGCAAATCCATATTAGGAGCCGAAACCGCACCCTTCTTCAATGTGATTTACAAACATACATGGCTGTTTTTCCTATTGGGTATTTTTACCTTTATTGTAGAGCTGGGGGCACCCTTGGCACTTTACAAAAAAAGATGGGGCAGGTTTTGGGCCGTCTTAACATGGGGCATGCACTGGGGCATTTATTTTATCATGGGAATTACCTTTCGGTACCAGATGACCGGATTAATCTTCCTTTCCTTTTTTGCCCCTGAAAAATTGTTTACCAAGGCCCGCAGGAAGGTCGCTAATAATACTAAAAGCGCCACAGCAACATCCACAAACCAGAATTCATCGCCGGTCATTCTTTTCGATGGGGTCTGTAACCTTTGTAATGGTTGGGTGCGTTTTGTCATGGAAAACGAAACAAAAGCGGAGTTTCGGTTCGCATCCCTCCAATCAGCTACCGCGAATGACTTACTTAAACCTTTCGCCGTTAAAGACAGCATGGATTCCCTCGTATTGATCGAAGATGGCATCCTATATCGAAAAAGTGAAGCCGTGCTCCGGATTCTGGGAAGGCTAAAATCCATGTGGCCTTTGCTTTCAGTGCTTATCCTTGTTCCAAGTTTTATAAGGGATACTATGTACAATGTGGTTGCACGCCACCGCTATACTTGGTTTGGGAAACAAGATTCATGTGCATTAGTGGGTCTGGACGACAAGGTCCGTTTTATTGAATAA
- a CDS encoding ABC transporter transmembrane domain-containing protein translates to METTKWSLIGDFINFNKVWVAMTLLAGFAYNIFTILIPISIGRFYEFAFGFSSHRLKAFGFIPYMDTTDHTSFFLLFFGLVGLRFLFEYANRYGIAWVGERFAKSLRERLFAAQVQIAMPIYDKKGIGKYLLRFSGDLKSIQNYIKNGVLRFLQDILLLGIVFSVIVFMDVVLAGLMLGFILLATIVLWFLNKVLYQQSLERRNRKSGMLSFVNTRLRAISSLKAFNKYTPENKRYRKRSEKLYGIGKKYAGTVALLQASIPALTYGLLGIIMVYVLHGSIDQDGIDGGSLLIIILLILAILPVLRRTLRVSIVWKLGNISFEKLIRVFKMSKENDLPFEELSFEDRTIRFENVQFRYEAMEKPVFGNLNLEIRPKTSTFLYGPSGCGKSTLIKLLLKIISPEKGQLSVNNIPYTSLSEKTIRKNMAVVSNDYPLYGRDVYEALVYSRNKERKKKAEKLLAYLQQHENPKDRLQLHNHIGDLGCNLNLGQTKLLMYCRALLTEKPILIIEEPFECLNPKMERLVRDMLKELQHKKTLIFLSQSHNLDLKPNQKHRLISDLSQVPSWD, encoded by the coding sequence GTGGAAACTACAAAATGGAGTTTAATAGGTGACTTTATAAATTTCAACAAGGTCTGGGTGGCCATGACCTTATTAGCTGGATTTGCCTATAATATATTTACCATCCTGATTCCCATTAGCATTGGTAGATTTTATGAATTTGCCTTTGGGTTCTCTTCCCATAGGTTGAAGGCCTTTGGATTTATTCCCTATATGGACACCACTGACCATACCAGCTTCTTTCTGCTCTTTTTCGGTTTGGTGGGCCTCCGGTTCTTGTTTGAATATGCCAACCGTTACGGCATTGCATGGGTAGGGGAACGATTTGCCAAATCCCTAAGGGAACGGCTTTTCGCCGCTCAAGTGCAGATAGCCATGCCCATTTATGACAAAAAAGGAATCGGAAAATACCTACTACGCTTTAGCGGTGACCTGAAAAGCATACAGAACTATATCAAAAATGGGGTATTGCGATTTCTGCAGGATATATTGCTTTTGGGAATTGTGTTCTCGGTAATTGTCTTTATGGATGTGGTCCTCGCAGGGCTTATGTTAGGCTTCATCCTATTGGCAACAATAGTATTGTGGTTCCTTAATAAAGTGTTGTACCAACAGTCCTTGGAAAGACGCAATCGAAAATCGGGGATGCTCTCTTTTGTAAACACGCGGTTACGGGCCATTTCCAGCCTAAAGGCATTCAACAAATACACCCCGGAGAACAAAAGATATCGCAAACGTTCCGAAAAACTGTATGGAATTGGAAAAAAGTATGCGGGAACAGTGGCCTTGCTACAGGCGAGTATCCCTGCCTTAACCTATGGCCTGTTGGGTATAATTATGGTATATGTACTTCATGGATCCATTGACCAAGATGGTATCGATGGCGGCTCTTTATTGATTATTATCCTGCTCATTCTTGCCATACTCCCAGTACTTCGCAGAACACTGAGGGTAAGTATTGTATGGAAGTTGGGCAATATTTCGTTCGAAAAATTGATACGGGTATTCAAGATGTCCAAAGAGAATGACCTGCCCTTTGAAGAATTGTCCTTTGAGGACCGTACCATTAGATTCGAGAATGTACAATTTCGTTATGAAGCGATGGAAAAACCGGTCTTCGGCAACCTGAATCTTGAAATCCGGCCCAAAACCTCAACTTTTTTATATGGCCCCTCAGGCTGTGGTAAATCTACCCTCATCAAGCTTTTGCTCAAAATCATTTCCCCGGAGAAAGGACAATTGAGCGTAAACAATATTCCCTATACCTCACTTTCGGAAAAAACCATTCGGAAAAATATGGCAGTGGTTTCCAATGATTATCCACTATACGGTAGGGACGTCTATGAGGCCCTGGTCTATAGCCGAAATAAAGAACGTAAGAAAAAGGCGGAAAAATTGCTGGCGTATTTACAGCAACACGAAAACCCTAAGGACCGCTTACAACTGCACAACCACATCGGGGATTTGGGATGTAATCTAAACTTAGGCCAGACCAAACTACTTATGTACTGCCGTGCACTACTTACCGAAAAACCCATCCTTATCATAGAGGAACCCTTTGAATGCCTGAACCCCAAAATGGAACGTTTGGTGCGGGATATGCTCAAGGAACTGCAGCATAAGAAGACCCTGATTTTTTTGTCACAATCCCATAACCTGGATTTAAAACCCAATCAAAAACACAGGCTTATTTCGGATTTATCACAAGTGCCTTCATGGGATTAG